The Sphaerospermopsis torques-reginae ITEP-024 genome has a window encoding:
- a CDS encoding LLM class flavin-dependent oxidoreductase, producing the protein MGKQQKQLRLGAFLPGAGQHVAAWRHPQARSNGALNFEHYKQIAQTAERGKFDAFFLADGLALQQRPGAEGRTAFGGDFEPVTLFSALSAVTEKIGFIATASTTYEDPYILARKFASLDHISGGRAGWNVVTTGSSEAAGNFGLEAHPIHAERYIRAHEFIDVVKGLWDSWEDDAFVRDKETAFYYDPNKIHQLNHKGRFFSVRGPLNIARPPQGYPVIVQAGSSEDGKELAGKTAEVIFTAQQTLEDAQAFYADVKGRLAKYGRTPDQLKVMPGVFPVVGLTEADAKAKYQELQDLIHPQVGLALLQGLIGTDLSGYPLDGPLPELPETNDNKSRQALLIDIARKHNFTIRELYQWIAGARGHWTIIGTPVQIADQLESWFVNDAADGFNIMPPYLPGGLDDFVDLVIPELQRRGLFRTEYEGTTLRENLGLSRPVNQFQKVLAAV; encoded by the coding sequence ATGGGCAAACAACAAAAACAACTAAGACTAGGTGCATTTTTACCCGGAGCAGGTCAGCACGTAGCAGCTTGGAGACATCCTCAAGCACGGAGTAATGGCGCTCTCAACTTTGAGCATTATAAACAAATAGCCCAGACAGCCGAGCGTGGTAAATTTGACGCATTTTTTCTAGCCGACGGTTTAGCCTTACAACAACGTCCCGGTGCAGAAGGGCGTACAGCCTTCGGTGGCGACTTTGAACCTGTTACCCTATTTTCAGCTTTGTCTGCGGTGACAGAAAAGATTGGTTTTATCGCCACTGCCTCTACCACCTACGAAGATCCGTATATTCTGGCACGCAAATTTGCTTCTTTAGATCATATTTCTGGGGGAAGAGCAGGCTGGAACGTAGTCACAACGGGTAGTAGTGAAGCTGCTGGGAACTTCGGTCTAGAAGCCCATCCTATTCATGCAGAACGGTACATCCGCGCCCATGAATTTATTGATGTAGTCAAAGGTTTGTGGGATAGCTGGGAAGATGATGCTTTTGTCCGTGATAAAGAAACAGCTTTTTACTACGACCCCAACAAAATACATCAACTTAACCATAAAGGCAGATTTTTCTCCGTGCGCGGACCATTGAACATTGCCCGTCCGCCCCAAGGTTATCCTGTAATTGTGCAAGCTGGTTCTTCTGAAGATGGTAAAGAACTGGCTGGTAAAACTGCCGAAGTTATATTTACTGCTCAACAAACCCTAGAAGATGCCCAAGCCTTCTATGCAGATGTTAAAGGTAGATTAGCAAAATATGGACGTACCCCGGATCAACTCAAGGTTATGCCTGGTGTTTTTCCAGTCGTGGGACTAACAGAAGCAGACGCAAAAGCCAAATATCAAGAACTACAAGATTTAATTCATCCCCAGGTTGGTTTGGCTTTATTGCAAGGACTCATAGGCACGGATCTTTCCGGTTATCCCCTTGATGGACCACTGCCAGAGTTACCAGAAACCAATGATAACAAAAGCCGCCAAGCATTATTAATTGATATTGCTCGCAAACACAATTTTACCATTCGTGAGCTTTATCAATGGATTGCAGGAGCGCGTGGTCATTGGACAATTATTGGTACACCAGTACAAATTGCAGATCAACTTGAAAGCTGGTTTGTTAATGATGCTGCTGATGGTTTCAATATTATGCCTCCTTATCTTCCCGGTGGACTAGATGATTTTGTTGATTTAGTAATTCCTGAATTACAACGTCGGGGTTTATTCCGCACTGAGTATGAAGGTACAACTCTGCGGGAAAATCTCGGTTTATCTCGTCCAGTTAATCAATTTCAAAAGGTATTAGCAGCAGTTTAA
- a CDS encoding MerR family DNA-binding transcriptional regulator — translation MSDFMFKPHEFAKKIGVSVKTLQRWDVEGRLPAKRTLSGHRFYTEDDLLITQGLKPVDSN, via the coding sequence ATGAGTGACTTTATGTTTAAACCTCATGAATTTGCTAAAAAAATCGGAGTTTCAGTCAAGACCTTGCAAAGATGGGATGTTGAAGGAAGACTTCCAGCCAAAAGAACATTGTCGGGGCATCGTTTTTATACTGAAGATGATTTACTGATTACCCAGGGATTAAAACCTGTAGACTCAAATTGA
- a CDS encoding anhydro-N-acetylmuramic acid kinase, whose product MHPTRVVGLMSGTSVDGIDAALVEIVGTDLNLKVELLAGETYPYPAELREKILAICAGASISIAELAAIDDAIAVVFAQAVQNIQVGYPPASLIGSHGQTVYHRPPQQQSLGYSLQLGRGALISRLTGITTISNFRVADIAVGGHGAPLVPRVDAYLLSHPQEARCIQNIGGIGNVTYLPPRRDDWLAQIRGWDTGPGNSLLDLAVQYFTNGDKSYDENGSWAASGSPCYPLVEKWLSQDYFRLPPPKSTGRELFGVTYLHQCLQDCQAYQLSPADVLATITELTAASIVNSYRAFLPQMPERVLLCGGGSQNLYLKHRLELLLRSVKVLTTDEVGLSATFKEAIAFAVLAYWRQLGLSGNLRVATGADQEVVLGEIHQVRACPKLTI is encoded by the coding sequence ATGCACCCGACTCGTGTTGTAGGTTTAATGAGTGGCACATCTGTGGATGGGATAGATGCTGCCTTGGTAGAAATTGTTGGTACAGATTTGAATCTCAAAGTTGAATTATTAGCCGGGGAAACCTATCCTTACCCTGCTGAACTAAGAGAAAAAATATTGGCTATCTGTGCCGGTGCGTCTATCTCAATAGCAGAACTGGCAGCCATAGATGATGCGATCGCTGTCGTTTTTGCCCAGGCTGTCCAAAATATTCAAGTCGGTTATCCCCCAGCCTCCCTTATCGGTTCTCACGGTCAAACTGTTTACCACCGACCACCTCAGCAGCAATCTCTCGGTTACAGTTTGCAACTTGGTCGGGGTGCTTTAATTTCTCGCCTGACTGGTATTACTACTATTAGTAATTTCCGTGTAGCTGATATTGCTGTTGGTGGTCATGGTGCGCCTCTTGTTCCTAGAGTTGATGCCTATTTACTCAGTCATCCCCAAGAAGCACGTTGTATTCAAAATATAGGTGGTATTGGTAATGTAACTTATCTACCTCCCCGGCGTGATGACTGGCTGGCTCAAATTCGTGGTTGGGATACTGGTCCTGGAAATAGTCTCTTGGATTTGGCTGTACAATACTTTACTAATGGTGATAAAAGTTACGATGAAAATGGTAGTTGGGCTGCTAGTGGTAGTCCCTGCTATCCATTGGTAGAAAAATGGCTCAGTCAAGATTATTTTCGTTTACCACCCCCTAAATCTACTGGTCGGGAGTTATTTGGTGTAACTTATCTACATCAGTGTTTACAGGACTGCCAAGCCTACCAACTTAGTCCCGCAGATGTGTTGGCAACAATTACAGAACTCACAGCTGCTTCGATTGTTAATAGTTACCGTGCTTTTTTACCGCAAATGCCAGAACGGGTATTATTATGTGGGGGCGGTAGTCAGAATCTTTACTTAAAACACAGGTTAGAGTTATTGTTGAGATCAGTAAAAGTTTTAACTACAGATGAAGTCGGTTTAAGTGCAACGTTTAAAGAAGCGATCGCTTTCGCTGTTTTAGCCTACTGGAGACAGTTAGGTCTTTCTGGTAATTTACGCGTTGCAACTGGAGCAGATCAAGAAGTGGTTTTAGGAGAAATACATCAGGTGAGAGCTTGTCCTAAGTTGACAATTTAA
- a CDS encoding thioredoxin family protein, with protein sequence MALTPSTMLPLGTLAPNFSLPDVVSGKTISLANFADKKALVVIFVSRHCPFVQHIKFELAKLGQDYKNKNVGIVAISSNDINTHPDDAPELLKEFAQEIDLSYPLLYDKSQKAAKDFFAACTPDFFVFDRNRKLAYRGQLDDSRPKNGLPVTGQDLRKAINYVLADEVITWEQKPSIGCNIKWKAGNEPVYYKVSVAVG encoded by the coding sequence ATGGCTTTAACACCTTCGACAATGTTACCTTTGGGGACTTTAGCACCTAATTTTTCTCTCCCAGATGTGGTTTCAGGGAAAACTATTTCATTGGCAAACTTTGCTGATAAAAAAGCTTTAGTAGTTATCTTTGTTAGTCGTCATTGTCCTTTTGTGCAGCATATAAAATTTGAATTAGCAAAATTAGGACAAGATTACAAAAATAAAAATGTGGGTATTGTAGCCATTAGTTCTAATGATATTAATACTCATCCTGATGATGCACCAGAATTACTTAAAGAGTTTGCCCAAGAAATAGATTTATCCTATCCTTTGCTTTATGATAAAAGTCAAAAAGCGGCTAAAGATTTTTTTGCAGCTTGTACTCCTGACTTTTTTGTATTTGATAGAAACAGAAAGCTGGCTTATCGAGGACAATTAGATGATAGTCGTCCAAAAAATGGTTTACCTGTAACTGGACAAGATTTGCGGAAAGCGATTAATTATGTTTTAGCAGATGAGGTAATTACTTGGGAACAAAAGCCGAGTATTGGTTGTAATATTAAATGGAAAGCAGGGAATGAGCCGGTTTATTATAAAGTTTCGGTAGCGGTGGGGTAG
- a CDS encoding glutathione S-transferase family protein encodes MADIKIYSAVVCPYAHRTRLVLQEKGIDFDLIEIDLQNKPEGFTKVSPYGKVPAITHGENRIWESAVINEYLDEVFPNPPLLPSNPIAKAQARIWIDFANTRLVPAFSTLLRSPDFQKQEEAKQELYKHLEFIENEGLGKLSGDGPYWFGESISLVDFTFFPWFERWAALKHYRGFGIPAEFTRLKQWKHALKERESVKAIANSKEFYIERYAKFAAPVPVAA; translated from the coding sequence ATGGCTGACATTAAGATTTATAGTGCGGTTGTTTGTCCTTATGCTCACCGTACCCGCTTGGTACTTCAAGAAAAGGGTATTGATTTTGATTTGATTGAAATTGATTTACAGAATAAACCAGAAGGTTTTACAAAAGTTTCTCCTTATGGAAAAGTACCTGCAATTACTCATGGAGAAAATCGGATTTGGGAATCAGCAGTTATTAATGAATATCTGGATGAAGTATTTCCTAACCCACCGCTTTTACCTAGTAACCCCATTGCAAAAGCTCAGGCTCGAATTTGGATAGATTTTGCTAATACTAGATTAGTTCCTGCTTTTTCTACTCTTTTACGCAGTCCAGATTTCCAAAAACAAGAAGAAGCCAAACAAGAACTCTACAAACATCTAGAATTTATTGAAAATGAAGGTTTAGGAAAACTTTCTGGAGATGGTCCATACTGGTTTGGTGAATCTATCAGTTTAGTTGATTTTACCTTTTTCCCCTGGTTTGAAAGATGGGCTGCTCTTAAACATTATCGTGGCTTTGGTATCCCTGCTGAATTTACTCGTTTGAAACAGTGGAAACACGCGCTCAAGGAACGTGAATCTGTAAAGGCGATCGCTAACTCCAAAGAGTTCTATATTGAGCGATATGCTAAATTTGCTGCTCCTGTTCCTGTCGCTGCTTAG
- a CDS encoding RNA-guided endonuclease InsQ/TnpB family protein, translating into MLLSIKTKLKLNKTQEIFMAKHAGIARFTYNWGLATWQDLYKDGLKPNKYMLKKFFNNHVKPELAWIKEKGICQKITQYAFDSLGEAFQRFFKGQSKYPNFKKKGKNDSFTIDNGGKPIPVGGTSIKLPTIGWVKTYEGLPHTTCKSITISRTADSWYIAFSYEQECQPTIKKHDAVGVDLGVKELATLSTGVTIC; encoded by the coding sequence ATGCTTTTATCTATCAAAACAAAACTCAAGTTAAACAAAACCCAGGAAATATTCATGGCTAAACACGCTGGTATAGCAAGGTTTACCTATAATTGGGGTTTAGCTACTTGGCAGGATTTGTATAAAGATGGATTAAAGCCAAACAAATATATGCTCAAAAAATTCTTTAATAACCATGTAAAACCTGAATTGGCATGGATTAAAGAAAAAGGTATTTGTCAGAAAATCACTCAATACGCCTTTGATAGTTTAGGTGAGGCTTTCCAGAGATTTTTTAAAGGACAGTCTAAATATCCCAACTTCAAAAAGAAAGGGAAAAATGATAGTTTTACAATTGATAATGGTGGTAAACCAATTCCTGTAGGTGGTACATCAATAAAACTACCAACAATTGGATGGGTAAAAACTTATGAAGGATTACCTCACACCACCTGCAAAAGTATTACTATTTCCAGGACTGCTGATAGCTGGTACATAGCCTTTTCTTATGAACAAGAATGTCAGCCAACTATTAAAAAACATGATGCTGTTGGTGTTGATTTGGGAGTAAAGGAACTAGCTACACTAAGCACTGGTGTTACTATTTGCTAA
- a CDS encoding HAD family hydrolase, which translates to MLFRTVLFDLDGTLTDPKPGITCCIQYALSELGYKPPDAEELLWCIGPPLKSSFSQLLQTSDDTLLEEAVLLYRSRFSTIGLFENSLYPQIPETLKIIRAAGYQTFVATSKPQIYAARIIEYFDLAPLFDGVYGSELDGNRSVKGDLISYIIERESLLASTVVMVGDRSHDIIGAKKNNITSIGVTYGYGSREELETHKADLIADCPDEIPILLPLI; encoded by the coding sequence ATGCTTTTTCGCACAGTCCTTTTTGACCTAGATGGAACTCTAACTGATCCTAAACCGGGAATTACTTGCTGTATTCAGTATGCTTTATCGGAACTTGGTTATAAACCACCGGATGCTGAGGAATTGCTTTGGTGTATTGGACCACCACTGAAAAGCAGTTTTTCCCAATTATTGCAAACCTCTGATGATACATTGCTTGAGGAGGCAGTTTTACTATATCGTAGTCGCTTTTCTACAATTGGGTTATTTGAAAACTCCCTTTATCCGCAAATTCCCGAAACCCTAAAAATTATTCGTGCTGCTGGTTATCAAACTTTTGTAGCTACTTCCAAACCTCAGATTTATGCTGCACGCATTATTGAATATTTTGATTTAGCACCTTTATTTGATGGTGTTTATGGTAGTGAGTTGGATGGGAATAGAAGTGTGAAAGGTGATTTAATTTCCTACATTATAGAGAGGGAAAGTCTTTTAGCTTCTACTGTTGTTATGGTAGGCGATCGCTCTCATGATATCATCGGAGCTAAGAAAAATAATATAACTTCAATTGGTGTGACTTATGGCTATGGAAGCAGGGAAGAGTTGGAAACTCACAAAGCTGATTTAATTGCTGATTGTCCAGATGAGATTCCTATATTACTACCTTTGATTTGA
- a CDS encoding TauD/TfdA dioxygenase family protein: MSYQNIEIKPIAGRIGAKIKGVNLAENLSDEIISEIRKALVQYKVIFFRNQELDADGQVAFARRFGEITTAHPTVPSLPGHPEVLDLDYSRTVARANSWHTDVTFVDRPPLGSVLRALVIPPAGGDTIWANSVTAYQDLPEHLRNLADQLWAVHSNAYDYATAFDIPEEVKSYRDVFTSTVYETLHPVVRIHPESGEKGLFIGGFVRQIRGLSPTESGDIIRLLQSYITRPENTVRWRWQVGDVAFWDNRATQHYAIADYGDQPRRVQRVTIAGDLPLGIDGKYSQAIKGDSAAYIPNLVAA, translated from the coding sequence ATGAGTTATCAAAACATAGAAATCAAACCCATTGCTGGACGCATCGGTGCAAAAATTAAAGGTGTTAATCTAGCTGAAAACCTCAGTGATGAAATCATCAGCGAAATTAGAAAAGCCTTAGTTCAATATAAAGTTATTTTCTTCCGTAACCAAGAACTTGATGCCGATGGACAAGTAGCTTTTGCACGGCGTTTTGGTGAAATCACTACCGCACATCCGACAGTTCCATCACTTCCTGGACATCCAGAAGTATTAGATTTAGATTACAGCCGTACCGTTGCCCGTGCTAATAGCTGGCACACCGATGTTACATTTGTAGATCGTCCGCCCCTTGGCTCAGTCTTGCGGGCATTGGTAATTCCGCCGGCGGGAGGGGATACTATTTGGGCAAATTCGGTGACTGCATACCAAGATTTACCGGAGCATTTGCGGAATTTAGCGGATCAACTTTGGGCTGTACATAGTAATGCTTATGATTATGCCACAGCCTTTGATATACCTGAAGAAGTGAAATCTTACCGGGATGTGTTTACTTCAACGGTGTATGAAACCTTGCATCCAGTGGTGAGAATTCATCCTGAATCTGGGGAAAAAGGTTTATTTATTGGTGGTTTTGTGCGTCAAATTCGCGGTTTATCTCCAACTGAATCAGGGGATATTATTCGCTTATTGCAATCTTATATTACACGACCTGAGAATACAGTGCGTTGGCGTTGGCAGGTTGGGGATGTGGCATTTTGGGATAACCGTGCTACTCAACATTATGCGATCGCCGACTACGGAGATCAACCTCGTCGCGTGCAGCGTGTAACCATTGCCGGTGATCTTCCTTTAGGTATTGATGGTAAATATAGTCAAGCCATTAAAGGCGATTCTGCGGCATATATTCCCAATCTTGTAGCAGCTTAA
- the kdpC gene encoding K(+)-transporting ATPase subunit C, with translation MVLIRETIRAMRMILLLWLLTAIIYPLAILGFGQLAFPSSANGSIVLNIDAQAIGSSLIGQVFTSDKYFHTRPSAVRYSQGSKARPTGISGGSNLAPSNSELTNRIIKEATQFEDENIQPVADLIYTSGSGLDPHISLKATRQQLTRVTQARGIKESDIIPLINKYTDGRFLGIFGEPGVNVLRLNYALDLQEINLQQNQ, from the coding sequence ATGGTGTTGATTAGAGAAACTATCCGTGCTATGCGGATGATTTTATTACTTTGGTTGTTAACAGCAATTATTTATCCTTTGGCAATATTAGGGTTTGGTCAGTTGGCATTCCCTTCTTCAGCTAATGGTAGTATTGTTTTAAATATAGATGCTCAAGCCATAGGTTCATCTTTGATTGGTCAAGTTTTTACATCAGATAAATATTTTCACACCCGTCCCAGTGCGGTAAGATATAGTCAAGGTAGCAAAGCCAGACCAACTGGTATATCTGGCGGTAGTAATCTTGCTCCTAGTAATTCAGAACTAACTAATAGAATTATTAAAGAAGCAACTCAATTTGAAGATGAGAATATACAACCAGTAGCTGATTTAATTTACACCTCTGGTTCTGGTTTAGACCCCCATATTTCTTTGAAAGCCACACGACAACAGTTAACAAGAGTCACACAGGCGCGGGGTATCAAAGAATCTGATATCATCCCTTTAATTAATAAGTATACTGATGGCAGATTTTTGGGTATTTTTGGTGAACCAGGAGTTAATGTTTTACGTTTAAATTATGCTCTTGATCTACAAGAAATCAACCTTCAGCAAAATCAATAA
- a CDS encoding amidohydrolase family protein, whose amino-acid sequence MSKYSKLKSSPSAAVRANLDYPVIDTDVHTNDFTPALEDYIAHYGGVKLVDELRKAESSRLNPKSEGKDWYQQTPEERQYNRTLRSPWWARVTRNTLDLATYTLPALLYERQAEQGSDYSVLFPNNALAAAGASKENRQLLQRAINHYHADIYRQYSDRLTVVAGIPMTTPQEAIEELEFAVKTLGLKVANIPGGVRRPIKAIADKYPADQFPEIGKYASYIDFFGLDSEYDYDPFWAKAVELGVPLTTHYGSQGWTGRSSISNYMNNHIGHFADGSQAFAKALFFGGVTRRFPQLRVGMLEGGADWGAHVYIHLVDRFSKRNLEGLQNYNPDLANPDELFELFAEYGGEITQGYSLSKEELTKSVLGASFNRHSRSPVGSELEDFGAAGIQSIEDIRDRWVNSFFFGSESDDRTIAAAFNDKANPLGVKINAIYSSDVGHWDVPDLTTPLAESWDLVREGVISEDDFKAYVFGNPYKFYTEANPDFFKGTAVESKLPKTESQVENKTLVGV is encoded by the coding sequence ATGAGTAAATATAGCAAGTTGAAAAGCTCTCCCTCCGCTGCAGTTAGAGCCAATCTGGATTATCCTGTCATTGATACTGATGTTCACACTAATGACTTTACTCCTGCCCTTGAGGATTATATTGCTCACTACGGCGGTGTAAAACTGGTAGATGAATTACGCAAGGCTGAATCTTCTCGTCTTAATCCCAAGAGTGAAGGTAAAGACTGGTATCAACAAACCCCTGAAGAGCGTCAATATAATCGGACATTGCGATCGCCTTGGTGGGCTAGAGTTACTCGTAATACCTTAGATTTAGCTACTTACACTCTCCCTGCATTACTCTATGAACGTCAAGCGGAGCAAGGATCAGATTATTCGGTATTATTTCCCAATAATGCTTTAGCTGCGGCTGGTGCAAGTAAAGAGAATCGTCAATTATTGCAACGGGCGATTAATCACTATCATGCCGATATTTACCGTCAATATAGCGATCGCCTGACTGTGGTAGCTGGTATCCCCATGACTACCCCCCAAGAAGCAATTGAAGAGTTAGAATTTGCTGTAAAAACACTAGGATTGAAGGTGGCAAATATTCCTGGTGGTGTGAGACGGCCAATTAAAGCGATCGCTGATAAATACCCAGCCGATCAATTCCCCGAAATTGGTAAATATGCCTCTTACATTGACTTTTTCGGATTAGATAGTGAATACGACTACGATCCCTTCTGGGCTAAAGCCGTTGAATTAGGCGTACCTCTCACCACCCATTATGGTAGCCAAGGATGGACAGGACGCTCCTCCATCAGTAACTACATGAACAACCACATCGGTCACTTTGCCGATGGTTCACAAGCATTTGCGAAAGCATTATTCTTTGGTGGTGTAACCAGACGCTTCCCACAATTGCGCGTTGGTATGCTAGAAGGTGGTGCAGATTGGGGCGCTCACGTCTACATTCATTTAGTGGATCGTTTCTCCAAACGCAATTTAGAAGGACTGCAAAATTACAACCCAGATTTAGCTAACCCCGATGAGTTGTTTGAGTTGTTTGCAGAGTATGGTGGAGAAATTACTCAAGGATATTCTCTCAGCAAAGAAGAATTGACCAAGAGTGTATTGGGTGCTTCCTTCAACCGTCATAGTCGTTCACCAGTGGGTAGTGAATTAGAAGATTTTGGTGCAGCTGGGATTCAATCAATTGAAGATATACGCGATCGCTGGGTGAATAGTTTCTTCTTTGGTTCTGAATCAGATGATCGTACTATCGCTGCGGCATTCAACGATAAAGCCAACCCCTTGGGAGTGAAGATCAACGCCATTTATTCCTCCGATGTTGGTCACTGGGATGTACCCGATCTCACCACACCCTTAGCTGAAAGCTGGGATTTGGTCAGAGAAGGCGTAATTTCTGAAGATGACTTCAAAGCCTATGTATTCGGCAATCCCTATAAATTCTACACCGAAGCCAATCCTGATTTCTTCAAAGGTACAGCAGTAGAATCCAAACTACCTAAGACCGAATCTCAAGTAGAGAACAAAACCTTAGTAGGTGTGTAA
- a CDS encoding RNA-guided endonuclease InsQ/TnpB family protein: MLILNTTNRTLAKLQRLSNIYSRKAKGSSNKHKAKIKLARHHARIANLRKDTLHQITTYLCKNHAQIVVEDLNVSGMLSNHKLAQAIADCGFHEFKRQLEYKAKKFGCEIIIADRFYPSSKTCSHCGHRKDSLSLSERIYHCENCSFEMDRDLNAAINLSRLAKA, encoded by the coding sequence TTGCTAATCCTAAACACTACAAACAGAACTCTAGCTAAACTGCAAAGATTATCTAATATCTACTCTAGAAAGGCTAAAGGTTCAAGCAATAAGCATAAAGCCAAAATTAAACTAGCTAGACATCATGCGAGAATAGCAAACCTGAGAAAAGATACTCTTCACCAAATCACTACTTACTTATGCAAAAACCACGCTCAGATAGTAGTAGAAGATTTGAATGTTTCAGGGATGTTATCAAACCATAAATTAGCCCAAGCAATAGCTGATTGTGGGTTTCATGAGTTTAAGCGTCAGCTAGAATATAAAGCTAAAAAGTTTGGTTGTGAAATTATAATTGCTGATAGATTTTATCCATCAAGTAAAACCTGTTCTCACTGTGGACATAGAAAAGATAGTCTTTCTTTATCTGAAAGAATTTATCACTGCGAGAACTGTAGTTTTGAGATGGATAGGGATCTGAATGCTGCAATTAATTTATCGCGTTTGGCTAAAGCGTGA
- a CDS encoding DOPA 4,5-dioxygenase family protein, whose translation MNKNTDITGFHAHIYFDTVSREAAARIREGLGAKFDVRLGRWHEQPVGPHPKSMYQVAFLPHQFGEVVPWLMLNREGLDILVHPETGDDVKDHTDNSLWLGEKLPLNIEFLQRL comes from the coding sequence ATGAATAAAAATACTGATATTACTGGGTTTCATGCACATATTTATTTTGATACTGTTAGTCGTGAAGCTGCTGCTCGTATAAGAGAAGGTTTAGGTGCTAAATTTGATGTAAGATTGGGACGCTGGCATGAACAGCCTGTAGGACCACACCCAAAATCAATGTATCAAGTAGCTTTTTTACCACATCAGTTTGGTGAAGTTGTGCCTTGGTTAATGCTTAATAGAGAAGGTTTAGATATTTTGGTTCATCCAGAAACGGGAGATGATGTCAAAGATCATACAGATAATTCTCTGTGGTTAGGGGAAAAACTACCGTTGAATATTGAGTTTCTGCAAAGGTTATAG